From the genome of Eublepharis macularius isolate TG4126 chromosome 12, MPM_Emac_v1.0, whole genome shotgun sequence, one region includes:
- the RBM23 gene encoding probable RNA-binding protein 23 isoform X5 has translation MDPAFPNPSQDPSQEDGMASDDFDIVIEAMLEAPYKKEEAQPGPSKPPADPPTVQPPQEEQGKEVKKDSAPSSSGESSSKKKRSKSRSRSRDHRHSRSRDRDRHRRRSRSRDRRSRHRSRSRHRSRSRDRRRGGSRSRSRERRREERVRYRSPPPPGRRFGHSKSPLYREKSPLREPLGSLSPEERDARTVFCMQLAARIRPRDLEDFFSAVGKVRDVRIISDRNSRRSKGIAYVEFCEIQSVPLAIGLTGQRLLGVPIIVQASQAEKNRLAAMANNLQKGSGGPMRLYVGSLHCNITKEMLRGIFEPFGKIDSIVLMRDQDTGQSKGYGFITFAEAECARRALEQLNGFELAGRPMRVGQVTERLDGTTDITFPDGADEPDRAGLNLGTTGSQLQLMAKLAEGSGIPLSTTAAAQAALQLNGAIPLGALNPAALTALSPALNLASQTLASQCFQLSGLFTPQTM, from the exons ATGGATCCGGCGTTCCCCAATCCATCCCAGGACCCA AGTCAAGAAGACGGCATGGCATCGGATGACTTCGATATTGTGATAGAGGCCATGCTGGAGGCCCCATACAAGAAAGAGGAG GCCCAGCCTGGACCGTCAAAGCCTCCAGCTGATCCCCCCACAGTGCAG CCCCCTCAGGAGGAACAAGGAAAAGAAGTAAAGAAAGACAGCGCCCCCAGCAGTAGTGGGGAGAGCAGCAG caaaaagaagaggagcaAGAGTCGGAGCAGGAGCCGTGACCACAGACACAG CCGCAGTCGGGACCGAGACCGCCATCGCAGGCGCAGCCGTAGCCGGGACCGCCGCAGCCGACACCGGAGCAGAAGCCGCCATCGGAGCCGCAGCCGAGATCGTAGGCGGGGGGGCAGCAGGTCCCGCAGCAGAGAGCGCCGGAGGGAGGAGAGAGTGCGCTATCgtagcccaccacctcctgg GCGACGGTTTGGACACAGCAAGAGTCCCTTGTACAGAGAGAAAAGCCCCCTCCG GGAGCCTTTGGGCAGCCTCAGCCCGGAAGAGCGTGACGCCCGTACTGTGTTCTGCATGCAACTGGCTGCCCGCATCCGCCCCCGTGACCTTGAGGACTTTTTCTCTGCTGTCGGCAAG GTACGTGATGTGCGGATCATCTCCGACCGGAATTCCCGCCGTTCAAAGGGCATCGCCTACGTGGAGTTCTGCGAGATCCAGTCTGTGCCGCTGGCTATTGGGTTAACAGGGCAGCGCCTCCTAGGTGTGCCCATCATTGTCCAGGCTTCCCAG GCAGAGAAGAACCGGCTGGCAGCCATGGCTAACAACCTGCAGAAGGGCAGCGGTGGACCCATGCGGCTCTATGTTGGCTCCCTTCACTGCAACATCACCAAAGAGATGCTGCGTGGGATCTTTGAGCCCTTTGGCAAG ATTGATAGCATTGTGCTGATGCGTGACCAGGATACTGGACAGTCCAAGGGCTATGGCTTTATCACG tTTGCAGAGGCAGAATGTGCCCGGCGTGCCCTGGAGCAGCTAAACGGTTTTGAGCTGGCCGGCCGACCCATGCGGGTGGGACAGGTCACTGAACGGCTGGATGGGACCACCGATATCACCTTTCCTGATGGTGCAGATGAGCCTGACCGGGCAGGCCTTAATCTCGGCACCACCGGCTCCCAGCTGCAACTGATGGCCAAACTGGCAGAAG GTTCCGGGATCCCACTGTCAACTACAGCAGCGGCCCAGGCTGCCCTGCAGCTCAATGGAGCGATACCCCTGGGAGCACTGAACCCAGCTGCCCTGACAG CTCTGAGTCCAGCCCTGAATCTGGCTTCGCAGACGTTGGCCTCACAGTGCTTCCAGCTTTCAGGCCTATTCACTCCCCAGACAAT GTAA
- the RBM23 gene encoding probable RNA-binding protein 23 isoform X3: MDPAFPNPSQDPSQEDGMASDDFDIVIEAMLEAPYKKEEAQPGPSKPPADPPTVQPPQEEQGKEVKKDSAPSSSGESSSKKKRSKSRSRSRDHRHRSGQSIDSLQPPPMICSPSSRSRDRDRHRRRSRSRDRRSRHRSRSRHRSRSRDRRRGGSRSRSRERRREERVRYRSPPPPGRRFGHSKSPLYREKSPLREPLGSLSPEERDARTVFCMQLAARIRPRDLEDFFSAVGKVRDVRIISDRNSRRSKGIAYVEFCEIQSVPLAIGLTGQRLLGVPIIVQASQAEKNRLAAMANNLQKGSGGPMRLYVGSLHCNITKEMLRGIFEPFGKIDSIVLMRDQDTGQSKGYGFITFAEAECARRALEQLNGFELAGRPMRVGQVTERLDGTTDITFPDGADEPDRAGLNLGTTGSQLQLMAKLAEGSGIPLSTTAAAQAALQLNGAIPLGALNPAALTALSPALNLASQTLASQCFQLSGLFTPQTM, from the exons ATGGATCCGGCGTTCCCCAATCCATCCCAGGACCCA AGTCAAGAAGACGGCATGGCATCGGATGACTTCGATATTGTGATAGAGGCCATGCTGGAGGCCCCATACAAGAAAGAGGAG GCCCAGCCTGGACCGTCAAAGCCTCCAGCTGATCCCCCCACAGTGCAG CCCCCTCAGGAGGAACAAGGAAAAGAAGTAAAGAAAGACAGCGCCCCCAGCAGTAGTGGGGAGAGCAGCAG caaaaagaagaggagcaAGAGTCGGAGCAGGAGCCGTGACCACAGACACAG GAGTGGCCAAAGCATTGACAGTCTGCAACCCCCTCCGATGATCTGTTCCCCTTCCAGCCGCAGTCGGGACCGAGACCGCCATCGCAGGCGCAGCCGTAGCCGGGACCGCCGCAGCCGACACCGGAGCAGAAGCCGCCATCGGAGCCGCAGCCGAGATCGTAGGCGGGGGGGCAGCAGGTCCCGCAGCAGAGAGCGCCGGAGGGAGGAGAGAGTGCGCTATCgtagcccaccacctcctgg GCGACGGTTTGGACACAGCAAGAGTCCCTTGTACAGAGAGAAAAGCCCCCTCCG GGAGCCTTTGGGCAGCCTCAGCCCGGAAGAGCGTGACGCCCGTACTGTGTTCTGCATGCAACTGGCTGCCCGCATCCGCCCCCGTGACCTTGAGGACTTTTTCTCTGCTGTCGGCAAG GTACGTGATGTGCGGATCATCTCCGACCGGAATTCCCGCCGTTCAAAGGGCATCGCCTACGTGGAGTTCTGCGAGATCCAGTCTGTGCCGCTGGCTATTGGGTTAACAGGGCAGCGCCTCCTAGGTGTGCCCATCATTGTCCAGGCTTCCCAG GCAGAGAAGAACCGGCTGGCAGCCATGGCTAACAACCTGCAGAAGGGCAGCGGTGGACCCATGCGGCTCTATGTTGGCTCCCTTCACTGCAACATCACCAAAGAGATGCTGCGTGGGATCTTTGAGCCCTTTGGCAAG ATTGATAGCATTGTGCTGATGCGTGACCAGGATACTGGACAGTCCAAGGGCTATGGCTTTATCACG tTTGCAGAGGCAGAATGTGCCCGGCGTGCCCTGGAGCAGCTAAACGGTTTTGAGCTGGCCGGCCGACCCATGCGGGTGGGACAGGTCACTGAACGGCTGGATGGGACCACCGATATCACCTTTCCTGATGGTGCAGATGAGCCTGACCGGGCAGGCCTTAATCTCGGCACCACCGGCTCCCAGCTGCAACTGATGGCCAAACTGGCAGAAG GTTCCGGGATCCCACTGTCAACTACAGCAGCGGCCCAGGCTGCCCTGCAGCTCAATGGAGCGATACCCCTGGGAGCACTGAACCCAGCTGCCCTGACAG CTCTGAGTCCAGCCCTGAATCTGGCTTCGCAGACGTTGGCCTCACAGTGCTTCCAGCTTTCAGGCCTATTCACTCCCCAGACAATGTGA
- the RBM23 gene encoding probable RNA-binding protein 23 isoform X1 → MDPAFPNPSQDPSQEDGMASDDFDIVIEAMLEAPYKKEEAQPGPSKPPADPPTVQPPQEEQGKEVKKDSAPSSSGESSSKKKRSKSRSRSRDHRHRSGQSIDSLQPPPMICSPSSRSRDRDRHRRRSRSRDRRSRHRSRSRHRSRSRDRRRGGSRSRSRERRREERVRYRSPPPPGRRFGHSKSPLYREKSPLREPLGSLSPEERDARTVFCMQLAARIRPRDLEDFFSAVGKVRDVRIISDRNSRRSKGIAYVEFCEIQSVPLAIGLTGQRLLGVPIIVQASQAEKNRLAAMANNLQKGSGGPMRLYVGSLHCNITKEMLRGIFEPFGKIDSIVLMRDQDTGQSKGYGFITFAEAECARRALEQLNGFELAGRPMRVGQVTERLDGTTDITFPDGADEPDRAGLNLGTTGSQLQLMAKLAEAGSGIPLSTTAAAQAALQLNGAIPLGALNPAALTALSPALNLASQTLASQCFQLSGLFTPQTM, encoded by the exons ATGGATCCGGCGTTCCCCAATCCATCCCAGGACCCA AGTCAAGAAGACGGCATGGCATCGGATGACTTCGATATTGTGATAGAGGCCATGCTGGAGGCCCCATACAAGAAAGAGGAG GCCCAGCCTGGACCGTCAAAGCCTCCAGCTGATCCCCCCACAGTGCAG CCCCCTCAGGAGGAACAAGGAAAAGAAGTAAAGAAAGACAGCGCCCCCAGCAGTAGTGGGGAGAGCAGCAG caaaaagaagaggagcaAGAGTCGGAGCAGGAGCCGTGACCACAGACACAG GAGTGGCCAAAGCATTGACAGTCTGCAACCCCCTCCGATGATCTGTTCCCCTTCCAGCCGCAGTCGGGACCGAGACCGCCATCGCAGGCGCAGCCGTAGCCGGGACCGCCGCAGCCGACACCGGAGCAGAAGCCGCCATCGGAGCCGCAGCCGAGATCGTAGGCGGGGGGGCAGCAGGTCCCGCAGCAGAGAGCGCCGGAGGGAGGAGAGAGTGCGCTATCgtagcccaccacctcctgg GCGACGGTTTGGACACAGCAAGAGTCCCTTGTACAGAGAGAAAAGCCCCCTCCG GGAGCCTTTGGGCAGCCTCAGCCCGGAAGAGCGTGACGCCCGTACTGTGTTCTGCATGCAACTGGCTGCCCGCATCCGCCCCCGTGACCTTGAGGACTTTTTCTCTGCTGTCGGCAAG GTACGTGATGTGCGGATCATCTCCGACCGGAATTCCCGCCGTTCAAAGGGCATCGCCTACGTGGAGTTCTGCGAGATCCAGTCTGTGCCGCTGGCTATTGGGTTAACAGGGCAGCGCCTCCTAGGTGTGCCCATCATTGTCCAGGCTTCCCAG GCAGAGAAGAACCGGCTGGCAGCCATGGCTAACAACCTGCAGAAGGGCAGCGGTGGACCCATGCGGCTCTATGTTGGCTCCCTTCACTGCAACATCACCAAAGAGATGCTGCGTGGGATCTTTGAGCCCTTTGGCAAG ATTGATAGCATTGTGCTGATGCGTGACCAGGATACTGGACAGTCCAAGGGCTATGGCTTTATCACG tTTGCAGAGGCAGAATGTGCCCGGCGTGCCCTGGAGCAGCTAAACGGTTTTGAGCTGGCCGGCCGACCCATGCGGGTGGGACAGGTCACTGAACGGCTGGATGGGACCACCGATATCACCTTTCCTGATGGTGCAGATGAGCCTGACCGGGCAGGCCTTAATCTCGGCACCACCGGCTCCCAGCTGCAACTGATGGCCAAACTGGCAGAAG CAGGTTCCGGGATCCCACTGTCAACTACAGCAGCGGCCCAGGCTGCCCTGCAGCTCAATGGAGCGATACCCCTGGGAGCACTGAACCCAGCTGCCCTGACAG CTCTGAGTCCAGCCCTGAATCTGGCTTCGCAGACGTTGGCCTCACAGTGCTTCCAGCTTTCAGGCCTATTCACTCCCCAGACAAT GTAA
- the RBM23 gene encoding probable RNA-binding protein 23 isoform X4 has product MDPAFPNPSQDPSQEDGMASDDFDIVIEAMLEAPYKKEEAQPGPSKPPADPPTVQPPQEEQGKEVKKDSAPSSSGESSSKKKRSKSRSRSRDHRHSRSRDRDRHRRRSRSRDRRSRHRSRSRHRSRSRDRRRGGSRSRSRERRREERVRYRSPPPPGRRFGHSKSPLYREKSPLREPLGSLSPEERDARTVFCMQLAARIRPRDLEDFFSAVGKVRDVRIISDRNSRRSKGIAYVEFCEIQSVPLAIGLTGQRLLGVPIIVQASQAEKNRLAAMANNLQKGSGGPMRLYVGSLHCNITKEMLRGIFEPFGKIDSIVLMRDQDTGQSKGYGFITFAEAECARRALEQLNGFELAGRPMRVGQVTERLDGTTDITFPDGADEPDRAGLNLGTTGSQLQLMAKLAEAGSGIPLSTTAAAQAALQLNGAIPLGALNPAALTALSPALNLASQTLASQCFQLSGLFTPQTM; this is encoded by the exons ATGGATCCGGCGTTCCCCAATCCATCCCAGGACCCA AGTCAAGAAGACGGCATGGCATCGGATGACTTCGATATTGTGATAGAGGCCATGCTGGAGGCCCCATACAAGAAAGAGGAG GCCCAGCCTGGACCGTCAAAGCCTCCAGCTGATCCCCCCACAGTGCAG CCCCCTCAGGAGGAACAAGGAAAAGAAGTAAAGAAAGACAGCGCCCCCAGCAGTAGTGGGGAGAGCAGCAG caaaaagaagaggagcaAGAGTCGGAGCAGGAGCCGTGACCACAGACACAG CCGCAGTCGGGACCGAGACCGCCATCGCAGGCGCAGCCGTAGCCGGGACCGCCGCAGCCGACACCGGAGCAGAAGCCGCCATCGGAGCCGCAGCCGAGATCGTAGGCGGGGGGGCAGCAGGTCCCGCAGCAGAGAGCGCCGGAGGGAGGAGAGAGTGCGCTATCgtagcccaccacctcctgg GCGACGGTTTGGACACAGCAAGAGTCCCTTGTACAGAGAGAAAAGCCCCCTCCG GGAGCCTTTGGGCAGCCTCAGCCCGGAAGAGCGTGACGCCCGTACTGTGTTCTGCATGCAACTGGCTGCCCGCATCCGCCCCCGTGACCTTGAGGACTTTTTCTCTGCTGTCGGCAAG GTACGTGATGTGCGGATCATCTCCGACCGGAATTCCCGCCGTTCAAAGGGCATCGCCTACGTGGAGTTCTGCGAGATCCAGTCTGTGCCGCTGGCTATTGGGTTAACAGGGCAGCGCCTCCTAGGTGTGCCCATCATTGTCCAGGCTTCCCAG GCAGAGAAGAACCGGCTGGCAGCCATGGCTAACAACCTGCAGAAGGGCAGCGGTGGACCCATGCGGCTCTATGTTGGCTCCCTTCACTGCAACATCACCAAAGAGATGCTGCGTGGGATCTTTGAGCCCTTTGGCAAG ATTGATAGCATTGTGCTGATGCGTGACCAGGATACTGGACAGTCCAAGGGCTATGGCTTTATCACG tTTGCAGAGGCAGAATGTGCCCGGCGTGCCCTGGAGCAGCTAAACGGTTTTGAGCTGGCCGGCCGACCCATGCGGGTGGGACAGGTCACTGAACGGCTGGATGGGACCACCGATATCACCTTTCCTGATGGTGCAGATGAGCCTGACCGGGCAGGCCTTAATCTCGGCACCACCGGCTCCCAGCTGCAACTGATGGCCAAACTGGCAGAAG CAGGTTCCGGGATCCCACTGTCAACTACAGCAGCGGCCCAGGCTGCCCTGCAGCTCAATGGAGCGATACCCCTGGGAGCACTGAACCCAGCTGCCCTGACAG CTCTGAGTCCAGCCCTGAATCTGGCTTCGCAGACGTTGGCCTCACAGTGCTTCCAGCTTTCAGGCCTATTCACTCCCCAGACAAT GTAA
- the RBM23 gene encoding probable RNA-binding protein 23 isoform X2: protein MDPAFPNPSQDPSQEDGMASDDFDIVIEAMLEAPYKKEEAQPGPSKPPADPPTVQPPQEEQGKEVKKDSAPSSSGESSSKKKRSKSRSRSRDHRHRSGQSIDSLQPPPMICSPSSRSRDRDRHRRRSRSRDRRSRHRSRSRHRSRSRDRRRGGSRSRSRERRREERVRYRSPPPPGRRFGHSKSPLYREKSPLREPLGSLSPEERDARTVFCMQLAARIRPRDLEDFFSAVGKVRDVRIISDRNSRRSKGIAYVEFCEIQSVPLAIGLTGQRLLGVPIIVQASQAEKNRLAAMANNLQKGSGGPMRLYVGSLHCNITKEMLRGIFEPFGKIDSIVLMRDQDTGQSKGYGFITFAEAECARRALEQLNGFELAGRPMRVGQVTERLDGTTDITFPDGADEPDRAGLNLGTTGSQLQLMAKLAEGSGIPLSTTAAAQAALQLNGAIPLGALNPAALTALSPALNLASQTLASQCFQLSGLFTPQTM, encoded by the exons ATGGATCCGGCGTTCCCCAATCCATCCCAGGACCCA AGTCAAGAAGACGGCATGGCATCGGATGACTTCGATATTGTGATAGAGGCCATGCTGGAGGCCCCATACAAGAAAGAGGAG GCCCAGCCTGGACCGTCAAAGCCTCCAGCTGATCCCCCCACAGTGCAG CCCCCTCAGGAGGAACAAGGAAAAGAAGTAAAGAAAGACAGCGCCCCCAGCAGTAGTGGGGAGAGCAGCAG caaaaagaagaggagcaAGAGTCGGAGCAGGAGCCGTGACCACAGACACAG GAGTGGCCAAAGCATTGACAGTCTGCAACCCCCTCCGATGATCTGTTCCCCTTCCAGCCGCAGTCGGGACCGAGACCGCCATCGCAGGCGCAGCCGTAGCCGGGACCGCCGCAGCCGACACCGGAGCAGAAGCCGCCATCGGAGCCGCAGCCGAGATCGTAGGCGGGGGGGCAGCAGGTCCCGCAGCAGAGAGCGCCGGAGGGAGGAGAGAGTGCGCTATCgtagcccaccacctcctgg GCGACGGTTTGGACACAGCAAGAGTCCCTTGTACAGAGAGAAAAGCCCCCTCCG GGAGCCTTTGGGCAGCCTCAGCCCGGAAGAGCGTGACGCCCGTACTGTGTTCTGCATGCAACTGGCTGCCCGCATCCGCCCCCGTGACCTTGAGGACTTTTTCTCTGCTGTCGGCAAG GTACGTGATGTGCGGATCATCTCCGACCGGAATTCCCGCCGTTCAAAGGGCATCGCCTACGTGGAGTTCTGCGAGATCCAGTCTGTGCCGCTGGCTATTGGGTTAACAGGGCAGCGCCTCCTAGGTGTGCCCATCATTGTCCAGGCTTCCCAG GCAGAGAAGAACCGGCTGGCAGCCATGGCTAACAACCTGCAGAAGGGCAGCGGTGGACCCATGCGGCTCTATGTTGGCTCCCTTCACTGCAACATCACCAAAGAGATGCTGCGTGGGATCTTTGAGCCCTTTGGCAAG ATTGATAGCATTGTGCTGATGCGTGACCAGGATACTGGACAGTCCAAGGGCTATGGCTTTATCACG tTTGCAGAGGCAGAATGTGCCCGGCGTGCCCTGGAGCAGCTAAACGGTTTTGAGCTGGCCGGCCGACCCATGCGGGTGGGACAGGTCACTGAACGGCTGGATGGGACCACCGATATCACCTTTCCTGATGGTGCAGATGAGCCTGACCGGGCAGGCCTTAATCTCGGCACCACCGGCTCCCAGCTGCAACTGATGGCCAAACTGGCAGAAG GTTCCGGGATCCCACTGTCAACTACAGCAGCGGCCCAGGCTGCCCTGCAGCTCAATGGAGCGATACCCCTGGGAGCACTGAACCCAGCTGCCCTGACAG CTCTGAGTCCAGCCCTGAATCTGGCTTCGCAGACGTTGGCCTCACAGTGCTTCCAGCTTTCAGGCCTATTCACTCCCCAGACAAT GTAA
- the RBM23 gene encoding probable RNA-binding protein 23 isoform X6, whose amino-acid sequence MDPAFPNPSQDPSQEDGMASDDFDIVIEAMLEAPYKKEEAQPGPSKPPADPPTVQPPQEEQGKEVKKDSAPSSSGESSSKKKRSKSRSRSRDHRHSRSRDRDRHRRRSRSRDRRSRHRSRSRHRSRSRDRRRGGSRSRSRERRREERVRYRSPPPPGRRFGHSKSPLYREKSPLREPLGSLSPEERDARTVFCMQLAARIRPRDLEDFFSAVGKVRDVRIISDRNSRRSKGIAYVEFCEIQSVPLAIGLTGQRLLGVPIIVQASQAEKNRLAAMANNLQKGSGGPMRLYVGSLHCNITKEMLRGIFEPFGKIDSIVLMRDQDTGQSKGYGFITFAEAECARRALEQLNGFELAGRPMRVGQVTERLDGTTDITFPDGADEPDRAGLNLGTTGSQLQLMAKLAEGSGIPLSTTAAAQAALQLNGAIPLGALNPAALTALSPALNLASQTLASQCFQLSGLFTPQTM is encoded by the exons ATGGATCCGGCGTTCCCCAATCCATCCCAGGACCCA AGTCAAGAAGACGGCATGGCATCGGATGACTTCGATATTGTGATAGAGGCCATGCTGGAGGCCCCATACAAGAAAGAGGAG GCCCAGCCTGGACCGTCAAAGCCTCCAGCTGATCCCCCCACAGTGCAG CCCCCTCAGGAGGAACAAGGAAAAGAAGTAAAGAAAGACAGCGCCCCCAGCAGTAGTGGGGAGAGCAGCAG caaaaagaagaggagcaAGAGTCGGAGCAGGAGCCGTGACCACAGACACAG CCGCAGTCGGGACCGAGACCGCCATCGCAGGCGCAGCCGTAGCCGGGACCGCCGCAGCCGACACCGGAGCAGAAGCCGCCATCGGAGCCGCAGCCGAGATCGTAGGCGGGGGGGCAGCAGGTCCCGCAGCAGAGAGCGCCGGAGGGAGGAGAGAGTGCGCTATCgtagcccaccacctcctgg GCGACGGTTTGGACACAGCAAGAGTCCCTTGTACAGAGAGAAAAGCCCCCTCCG GGAGCCTTTGGGCAGCCTCAGCCCGGAAGAGCGTGACGCCCGTACTGTGTTCTGCATGCAACTGGCTGCCCGCATCCGCCCCCGTGACCTTGAGGACTTTTTCTCTGCTGTCGGCAAG GTACGTGATGTGCGGATCATCTCCGACCGGAATTCCCGCCGTTCAAAGGGCATCGCCTACGTGGAGTTCTGCGAGATCCAGTCTGTGCCGCTGGCTATTGGGTTAACAGGGCAGCGCCTCCTAGGTGTGCCCATCATTGTCCAGGCTTCCCAG GCAGAGAAGAACCGGCTGGCAGCCATGGCTAACAACCTGCAGAAGGGCAGCGGTGGACCCATGCGGCTCTATGTTGGCTCCCTTCACTGCAACATCACCAAAGAGATGCTGCGTGGGATCTTTGAGCCCTTTGGCAAG ATTGATAGCATTGTGCTGATGCGTGACCAGGATACTGGACAGTCCAAGGGCTATGGCTTTATCACG tTTGCAGAGGCAGAATGTGCCCGGCGTGCCCTGGAGCAGCTAAACGGTTTTGAGCTGGCCGGCCGACCCATGCGGGTGGGACAGGTCACTGAACGGCTGGATGGGACCACCGATATCACCTTTCCTGATGGTGCAGATGAGCCTGACCGGGCAGGCCTTAATCTCGGCACCACCGGCTCCCAGCTGCAACTGATGGCCAAACTGGCAGAAG GTTCCGGGATCCCACTGTCAACTACAGCAGCGGCCCAGGCTGCCCTGCAGCTCAATGGAGCGATACCCCTGGGAGCACTGAACCCAGCTGCCCTGACAG CTCTGAGTCCAGCCCTGAATCTGGCTTCGCAGACGTTGGCCTCACAGTGCTTCCAGCTTTCAGGCCTATTCACTCCCCAGACAATGTGA